Genomic window (Rhododendron vialii isolate Sample 1 chromosome 4a, ASM3025357v1):
AGACACTACTCTTGAACTAAAGCTAGCTAACTCTTGTCTAGCTTGATGAACTCTGTCCCCAATTTGTGAGTAAAACTTTTTGTTAAAAGCCCTCAGAATTGGTTTTAATCTCGCAAGTTTCCCGTACAAACGAGAATGACATGAACCATTTAAAGGTGTGCCCCAAGACTTTTGGACCTCAGCCTTAAATTGATCATGTCTCATCCAAAAACTGGAAAATTTGAAAGGAATCTTCCTGGGGATCTCTGGCAAGACATCCACCAAAATGAAGCAGTGGTCAGAAATTCCCAGAGGTAAAACGGTTGTTTCTGATTCTGGGAATTTGTCCAACCATGTAGGATTAATAAGGACTCTATCTAAGTCTTGCTGATTTATGCCTTAAGAAAAATCTTGTTAATTACTCAGGTTGTATTCCACCCGAGGTGGTTTTTTTGCtggaaaaaaatgtaaatggTTGATTTGTTTCTAATGAGAATTCCCGTTATcgtgtcaaaaaaaatatctaacTTGCTCTTTATATCTCCAAGGCCCCCCTCTTATTAGACCAAGTAAACCACATGCCTTTAAAAGCCATATCATCCATTTCAATTAATGCTATCAAGGCAATCATTTAACTTATTAGCAGCACCTCTATCAAAGCCCACTAATCTTTTAGACAGCCTCCGAACAACATTGAAGTCACCTAATTGAATCCAAGGTACATCTCCAATAGAAGAGAGTAAAGAAACCTCATCTCCATCCAAAAATCTCTCCGAGTAACCAATAACTTAACAAAGAGTAATTGTAATATTCCACCTGAAAAATCGTTCAGTTTTTTTCTTGTCAACTTCTGGTTTTATATTTCCCCcacccccacccaaaaaaaaaaattaaaataaaaaaaggatgCTGAGGTGCATGTCAAGTTTTGTGAGTAGCAACAGTAGAAGAGTTTGGTCTCAGGTCTCTTTGACAGTCTCTTtatactttcttttcctatttttcccgatttttggagtattttttgttatcttttttCTAATAATAAAGTTTTTTCTTTACCGATCAAAAAATATTCCACCTGCAAAATCAATCACTGCATAATTTGTTAGAAATACACTACATGCATTCCAAAAGCGTTGGATGGAGAATTACTCTAGATAAAGCCCAAAAGCATGCAAGTTCACACCCAATTGGCCAAGTAATTGGCGCTTGAGACTTatgggtttgctccctcctcaGGTCAGTCTCAAGTTCAATTATTTTTGCCAGCAATTCTTAGAGCCACCTCATCTCCCTGCGCGTGTGAAACGGTTGTGGGAAGGACTGTCGGGAAAAGTTTGAGGTGCGCGCAAGATGGCCCGAGACACTctgcattacaaaaaaaaaaaaacatgcatgttCAGATgtgttcttttgatttttttttttttttctgttgagaTTTATCTTCAGAGATGTGTTTAATCACACTTGTGATTCGCTAATTAGATTCTTATTTAACCAGATAATCGTAAAGACAGCATAGAATACATACCGGGCGTAGGGCCCATCAAACCAACGGATCTGATGTCGTATCTCCAAGCTGCCGATATATGGACCGTGGTACACCGGATAATCTACAAGGCATTCGCGGACGTTAAGAAGGCAGATATAATCATCTGCAACACAGTGCAAGAGCTGGAGCCAGAAACAATCTCAGCCCTGCATCGGAAGCAGCCCACTTATGCAATCGGGCCCGTTTTCCCGACCGGGTTTACCAAGAGCCCCGTGGCGACGAACCTATGGCCCGAGTCGGACTGCACCCAATGGCTCGATCCCAGGCCTCACGGGTCGGTTTTGTACGTATCGTTCGGTAGCTATGCCCACACTAGTAAGCACGACATTGTGGAGATATCCCATGGGCTTTTGCTTAGTGGGGTGAGTTTTGTTTGGGTGCTTCGGCCCGATATTGTGAGCTCTGACGATACGGACTTCTTGCCCGCTGGATTCAAGGAAGATATCAAGGAGCGAGGGGTGATTGTGCCGTGGTGTTGTCAGGTTGAGGTGATATCTCATCCTGCGGTCGGAGGGTTCTTGACGCACTGTGGGTGGAATTCGATATTTGAAAGCGTGTGGTGTAGTGTTCCTATGCTCTGTTTCCCCCTTTTGACCGATCAATTCACCAACCGGAAATTGGTGGTCGATGATTGGAAGGTCGGACTCAACTTATGCGATGAAAGGCCAATTACGAGGGAGAAAGTTGCAGATAATATCAACCGTCTGATGAGTGGAGAAACATCAGACAAGCTACGAAATGGgatgaagaaaataagaaagacATTGGAGGATGCAGTGGCAACCAATGGAAATGGTTCGTCCGAAAGAAATTTTAAGCAATTTGTAAATGAAGTGAAGGTCAAAATAAGGAAAAGGAGTGGGATTGCCATTGGGACATAACAGTGGTGCTACAGTTCTCGACGGagaaatcccgatcggaatcccgacgctcCGTTGGACCCACTCTAgtcaccggacagccgatccgagccgtccaaaaattctaaaaaaaaaaccaagtgggcatcgcgggaatcaacggcatctgacaTGTGTAGGTggtcgatccaaacactccatttttggccgatccagaCACAAAAATGGATTGTTTGGATCATCTACACACGTCGAATGCCGTTTATTCCCTCCAGAGTGTGCCCGGCAGGGCGTCAGGATTTTGATCGGGATTTTGGGTCGGAAACCGTAGACTTTCCGGGGACATAATACGTGGTCGAACGATAATTGCTATGTCCAAATTCCTTGTCTTTGTTCAATAATATCATGATTCATATGAGCTAGTAGATAGGCCCAAGTAGGGCCGAATATGTTGGCCTTTTAAATTTTATCCCTCTTctatttgaagtttgaacactCATTTGTCCTTTTGTTCTGTCCAATCTTTTATTCGATGCTCGATATCCCTTGGTAATATTGCAAGTAAATCcactatttgatttgaatagtTTGTTGTTTTCCGTTGAAGTCGAGCATTTGTACATGGTATGGAATAATGGTAGTTGTGAACgctctttaaaaaatttctcaaaaagaaaacaaaaactttttagGACTTGTTGTAAatgtcgttttttttttttttatatcaaagtAATCTTCGTTGATGATTTTGTTTCAAATTGAAACAACATTGAGCCACTACATTCTATACACAATTTctgtattatttttatgatttttatagGTCATTTGTTTGTTGGCGGAAGAATTCATAAGTGATACACCAAataattctcaattttttttttctaaacagaCAGCAATGAATAaagttgttcaaatttttttggcttaCACTTTATTGCTCATTCTTATAAATAAGCAATGTTTTGAAACCTGGTTCGGCCCGGCCAATTGGACCCGGTGGCCCGTTGACTGGCATAAGCTCCAGTCTAATCAACCTTCCAAAGCCGTTTGCAATGCAGAGCCGCTTTGAACCGTATAAATCACAAATCGAAATGCTGGACCGTTTTTACATAGCATATCCATTATCCACTACAGCAAGTCAAGTGCTTTTGAAATCTATGGTAATTAGGAGTGAACATGGATCAGATAGGTTCGgttttatatataaaataaactaaGAATCAAACTAATACCTACAAATTGAGAATTtggaaaatcaaatcaatccaTAAAATTATTCACTGAACGAAACCAATCCAAATCAGTAAAATACGATTCGGTTTCAGTTTGCTTGAAATTTCGAGATATCCTCGcaaattattactccctccgttctaaaATGAGCGACCTTTTTGAAAAaacgtgtcattttcaattgcttatatctttcaatatgagtgttaaaaaatatgcaatatagatcttatttgatagattttaattagttttattaaacaaagttttcaaaatcacataaaacttcataaatcgaaagatataagtatTTTAAAATGGCACGGAATCCCAAAAAGACCACTTATTTTGGAACGGAGTGAGTAattaaatttctgaaaattgaAGAGACAAGATAAACCAAAACTAATAGGTTAAAGTCAATTCTA
Coding sequences:
- the LOC131324725 gene encoding UDP-glycosyltransferase 86A1-like, which gives rise to MADNHNLQNPHAIMIPYPLQGHVIPFVHLAIKLATKGFTITFINTQSIHHQISKSHSSPGDDIFAGARKSGLDIRYATVTDGLPLGFDRSLNHDQFMECVLHVFSAHVDELVGDIVRRSDPPATCLVADTFYVWPSMVAEKYKLVNVSFWTEPALVLTLYYHLDLLRENGHFGGSDNRKDSIEYIPGVGPIKPTDLMSYLQAADIWTVVHRIIYKAFADVKKADIIICNTVQELEPETISALHRKQPTYAIGPVFPTGFTKSPVATNLWPESDCTQWLDPRPHGSVLYVSFGSYAHTSKHDIVEISHGLLLSGVSFVWVLRPDIVSSDDTDFLPAGFKEDIKERGVIVPWCCQVEVISHPAVGGFLTHCGWNSIFESVWCSVPMLCFPLLTDQFTNRKLVVDDWKVGLNLCDERPITREKVADNINRLMSGETSDKLRNGMKKIRKTLEDAVATNGNGSSERNFKQFVNEVKVKIRKRSGIAIGT